Within the Deinococcus detaillensis genome, the region CGGCCTGTTCACGGGTCAGTTGATGAGCGTGGCCGAATCGGATTCGCTGCTCCCCTGGCAAGCCCGGCGCGTCCTGCGGCTGGAAGCGGTGCTGGCCGGATTGGTTTGGCAACATGACCGCGTCCCCGATTTGCTTCACTCGTTTGAATCGCATCTGCGGCAAGTCGCCCCCACACTGGCCGGACTCAAGAGCGTCATCGCTTACCGCACCGGGCTGGCGGTGGAGAAGTGGGACGCGGGCGAGGTGCAGGCTGCTTACGACGCCCTCAAACGCGACTTGAAAACAGGTGAGACACCAAAACTCACCAGCAAGCCACTTCTGGACACAGCGCTGCTGCTGGCCTTGCGAGTAGCACGTGACGTGGATTTGCCCGTCCAGTTTCACACCGGCTACGGCGATCCTGACCTTGATTTGCGCCTCGCCAATCCGCTCCATCTGCGCTCCCTGTTTGAAGACCCCGATTTGCGCGGCCTCAAAATCGTGATGCTGCATTGCTACCCGTTTACCCGCGAGGCGGGCTACCTCGCCAGCGTCTACCCCGGCGCGTACCTCGATCTCAGCCTGAGCATTCCCTTCCTCAGTCAGCACGGCATGAGGACACACGTCCATGAGGCGCTGCACCTCTCGCCGCTGAGCAAACTCCTGTTTGCCACCGACGCCTCGCGCACGCCGGAGCTGTTTTATCTGGGCGCTCGCTGGGGCCGCCGGATGCTGGGCGAGGTGCTGGACGACACCGTGCGGGTGGGCGATTTGACGGCCAACGAGGCTGAGGAAGCCGCCGTGATGCTGTTGCGTGGAAATGCTTCGGCGCTGTATCCGGCTCCTGTGCAGCTAACGGCGCCCACACAGGCTCAGGCGTGACCACGCTGCCCGTCGTCAAAACCGCGCCCGCTGCAAAAACGCGCTCGGTGGCCTGGCGGCGCTTCTCACGTGACCGGGCCGCCTTGACCGGACTCGTCATCTGCATTTTGATCGTGCTGGCCGCGCTGCTGGCTCCCTGGCTTTCGCCACACGATCCCAATTTTCAGTTCCCTGACGGCCTCTCTCTGGAGGGTGCACCCCAGTCGCCCAGCCGCACCTTTCTGCTGGGCACCGACCTGCTAGGGCGCGATCTGCTCTCGCGGCTGCTGTGGGGGGCGCGGGCGTCTCTCTTGGTGGGCGTGCTCGCCAACGGGCTGGCGGTCATCATCGGCGTGCTGCTGGGCGCACTCGGCGGACTGTGGCGCGGTGTGGTTGGCACCCTGATCATGCGCTTTACCGACGTGATGATGGCCTTCCCAGTGCTGCTCCTCGCCATCGCTCTGACCGCCATCCTGCGCCCCAGCTTGTGGATCGTGACTTTGGTGATCGCGCTGCTCAACTGGGTGGCGGTGGCGCGGGTCATCTATGCGCAGGTCGTTTCGCTACGCGAGCGCGAATTCGTGGAAGCGGCGCAGGCGGTGGGCGCGTCCGGCACCCGGGTTCTGTTCCGACATGTCGCGCCGCACCTGCTGCCCACCGCGCTGGTGTGGGGGTCGCTGGGCATCGGCACCACCGTACTGTTAGAAGCCACGCTGTCCTTTCTGGGTGTGGGCGTGCAGCCGCCGACGCCGAGTTGGGGCGGCATCATCAATGAGTCACAGAGTTACCTGACCACCGCGCCCTGGCTGGTGCTGTTTCCCGGCGCGGCCATTTTGCTCACCTCGCTGGGCTTCAATCTGCTGGGCGAGGGCCTGCGCGACGCGCTCGATCCCAACGGGAACGGCTGATGCTGCCGTTCGCCGCCTCGCGGGTGATGCAGAGCTTGTTTGTGCTGCTGATCGCCTCGGTGATGACCTTCAGCTTGATTTTTTTGCTGCCTGCCGACCCAGCCCGCTTGGTCGCCGGGCCGAGCGCCAGCGTTCAGACCGTCAACAGCATCCGGCGCGAGCTGGGATTAGATCAGCCGTTCGCCGCCCAGTACGCGCAGTACCTCGGGAAGTTGCTGCAAGGCGATCTGGGCCGCTCCTACAAGCAGCAGTCCAGCGTGCGCGAGTTGCTGGCCTCGCGCATCTGGCCGACCACTCAACTGATGCTGGGGGCCATCGCCCTGGAGCTGCTGCTCGGCCTGCCGCTGGGCATCTGGGCAGCGCTCAGGCGCGGGCGCTGGCCCGACCGGGTGGTGATGGGCTTCGCCTTTCTGGGAGCCTCTGCGCCGCAGTTCTGGCTGGGCCTGAGCTTAGTCTACTTGCTGGCTTACGGCCTGAACCTCTTTCCGCTGGGCGGCTACGGCGGACTGTCGCACCTGTTCTTGCCCGCCCTTACCCTTGGGCTGGGCGGCGCGGGCTGGTACGCACGGGTGATCCGCTCCAGTTTGCTGGAGGTGCTGGCCCGCGATTATGTCCGCACCGCCCGCGCCAAAGGCCTATCACCCTCACGGGTGGTGATTCGCCACGCCCTGCGCAACGCCGTACCGCCCATCATCAGCATGATCGGATTGGATATCGGCGTGTTCATGGGCGGGGTGGTGGTGGTGGAAAGCGTCTTCGGTTGGCCGGGCTTAGGGCGACTCGTCTGGGACGCCATCCGGGTGGTCGATCTTCCGGTCATCGTGGGGGTTGTCATCTTCAGCGCCGTCGTCATCACGCTTGCCAACCTGCTGGCCGACCTCGTTCAGCTCGTCATTGATCCGCGTATTCGCTACTCGTAGTTCCGTTTCCAAAGGAGAAATTATGAAAACACTGACCACAACGGCGCTCCTCGGTTTGACCCTTTTGCTCGGCGGCGCTCTGGCCGCGCCGGGCGGCAACATCACCGTCTCTTACAAAGATGACGTGACCACCCTCGACCCAGCAGTGGGCTACGACTACCAAAACTGGCCGATGGAGAAGATGGTCTTCGACGCTCTGCTGGACTACAAACCCGGCTCCACGACGCTGACGCCGCGCCTGGCCGCCAAGATGCCGGACGTTTCCAAAGACGGCAAGACGTATACCTTCACCCTGCGCAAAGGCGTCAAGTTCCAGAACGGGCGGGTGATGACGGCGGACGACGTGAAATACACCCTGGAGCGCGTCCTCAACCCCAAAACCAAGAGTCCGGGCCAGAGCTTTTACACCGGGATCGCGGGCGCACAGGCGTTCGTGGACGGCAAGGCCAAGGCGGTCTCGGGCATCACCGTGCTGGCCCCTGACAAGCTGCGGATCACGCTGGACGCGCCCAACGCCGCTTTCCTCAACATCATGGCCATGAACTTCGCTTTCATCGTACCCAAGGAGGCGGTCGCCAGCGCCGGAGAGGATTTTGGCCACAAGCCCGTCGGCACCGGGCCGTTTACCCTCAAGTTGTGGGTCAACGGACAGCAGCTCGTGTTTGAACGCAATCCCAATTACTTCATGCCGGGCTTGCCGCAACTTGCCAGCGTCACCGTCAAGGTCGGCCTCGACCCCAGCGTGGCTTACCTCAGCCTCCAGCGCGGCGAGATCGATCTGCTCGGTGACGGCATTCCGCCCGCTCAGTTTCTGCAAGTCACCCGTGATCCTAAGCTCAAGGCCAGCGTGGTGTCCAAGACTTCAGTCAACACCACCTACCTGAGCCTCAACACCGGCATCAAGCCGCTCAACGACCTGCGGGTGCGTCAGGCCATTAACATGGCAGTCGACAAAACCAAGATTTTGCGGATCATCAACGGGCGCGGTGAGATTGCCAAAGGCGTGCTGCCGCCGCTGATGCCCGGCTACGACAAGACTGAAGCGGGGTACGCTTACGACCCGGTTAAAGCCAAAGCGCTGCTGGCGGCGGCGGGCCTGAAGTCCGGCTTCGACACCACGCTCTACACCACCTCCACCGACCCAAATCCGCGTATCGCCCAGAGCATCCAGCAAGACCTCGCCCAGATCGGCGTGCGGGTACAGCTCAAGAGCCTGGCTCAGAGCAGCGTGATCGACGCGGCGGGTACGCCCAAGACGGCGGCGATGGTCTGGTCAGGCGGGCTGGCCTGGACGCAGGACTATCCCGATCCCAGTGATTTTTACTGGCCGATCTTGTCGTGCAAAAGTGCGGTGCAGGGCGGCTGGAACTGGCCTTTCATCTGTGACAAAGCGCTGGACGCCCGCGCCGACAAAGCCGATAGGATGGTGGCCCCGGCTCAGCAAGCGGCCCGCCTGAAAGAATACGCCAGCATTTTCGCCGCCATGAACAAGCAGGCCGCGTGGGTGCCAGTCTTCCACGAGGTGCGCTACACCATGAAGTCTGATCGTCTGGTGGGCAGCGTGGACGATCTGCTTGACCCGACGCACTTCATCAATTACGAGCGGCTGTCGGTCAAATAAAGACCGCGCTGGGCCGACCGTAAGAAGACCGAGCAAGCGCTTGTGGGGAGAGGCGGTGTCATCTCTTTTCCCACAAGCCGCCCGCCACAAATGCAATGGCAAGGAGCAACATGACCGCCAGACCAAAATGCACCATCCACGATCACCATTACGGCTGGGACAACAGCCTAGCGCCCGCTTTGGAAGTCGAGAGCGGCGAGACCATCGAATTTGAAGTCGTCGATTCCGGCGGCGGCCAGTTCACGCCCGCGTCCACCTCCGCCGACGTGACCGCGCTGGACTTCTCCAAGATCAATCCGGTCACTGGCCCGGTGTACGTCCACGGCGCAGAGCCGGGCGACGCCCTGCAAGTCGAGATTTTGGAGTTCCGGCCCTCCGGCTTCGGCTGGACGGCGATCATTCCCGGTTTCGGGCTACTAGCCGATGAATTTTCCGAGCCGTACCTCAAGCTATGGAATTACACCGACACTTCAGCGGAGTTTCATCACGGCATTCAGGTGCCGGTGCGTCCCTTTCCTGGCACCATCGGCAACGCGCCCGCTGAGGCTGGCCATCACAGCGTCGTGCCGCCGAGAGCGGTGGGCGGCAACATGGACATCCGCGATCTGACGGCAGGCAGCACCCTCCACCTGCCCGTCGCGGTCAAGGGCGCACTCTTCTCGGTGGGCGACACCCACGCGGCCCAGGGCGACGGTGAGGTGTGCGGGACGGCGATTGAATCGGCCATGCACATCACGCTGCGTTTTACCTTGAAAAAGGCTGCGAAGCTGAGAACGCCGCGCTTCTCCACGCCCGGCCCGGTCACCGCACATATCGACCAGAAGGGCTATCAGGTGACGACTGGCATCGGCCCCGACCTGTACGCCGCCGCGCAGGACGCCACCCGCAACATGATTGAGCTGATGATGGCCGAGTACGCTCTCAGCGCCCAGGACGCTTACCTGCTGTGCAGCGTGTGCGCCGACCTGCGCATCAGCGAAATTGTGGACGCCCCCAACTGGCTGGTCGGGCTGTACTTGCCAAAGAGTATTTTCAGTTAGAGCCTCTAGGAGGAGCTTCGTAGGCTGCTCCCGGCGACAGGCCCGTGAGGACGCCTGTCATCGGGAATACGCCAGTCCTCAGTCGTCCCAGACGATCACCACTTTGCCAGTCTTGCCAGTATCGAAGGTTTCGTAAGCGCTCTGGGCTTGTTCCAGCGTGAAGCGGTGCGTCACCGTGACTTCAGGGTGCAGCTTCCAGCGCTCCAGCAACTCCACCAAGCGCTGCATTTGCCCAATGCTGCACACCCACGACCCCAGCAGGCTCAGCTGCTTGTGAATCAGCAGCGGGCTGGGCTCAAAATTGAGGGTGCCGCCCTCGCCCACCAGCACCACCCGTCCCCACGTCCTTGCCGCCTCCAAGCACAGGTGCCGCGCTGACGCTACGCCCGAGCAATCGAAGGCCACTTCAAAGCCGCGCTGCCCGCTGAGTGCCATCAACTGCTCCAAGGCGTCCTCACCGGGTTCGGCGATCTGTTCAAAGCCCAGCGAGCGGGCCAGTTCACGCCGTTCTGCGACGCCCTCGACGCCCACCACCTCGGCACCGAGGGCGCGGCAGAGTAGGGCCACACTCAGTCCCACTGGGCCAAGTCCGGTGATCAGCACCCGGTCTTTTCCAGAGACGGCGGCCCGCTCGCAGGCGGCAAAAGCGGTGCCGAACCCGCAGGCGATGATGGCTCCGTCCACGTAGCTGAGCGAGTCGGACAGCCGGACGAGGGTGCGCTCCTCGGCCAGCAGGTACGGCGCGTGGCCGCCGTCGCGCTGCCAGCCGTAAGCGGCCCGCTGCGGCGAGGTACATGAGATCATGTATCCGGCGCGGCAATCGTCGCAGGCCCCGCATCCGGCGATGTGATACAGCACCACCCTATCGCCCGGTGCAAAGGTTTTCACGCCCAGCCCTACCTCCTCCACCACGCCGCAGGGTTCATGTCCGGCGATCACGCCCCGGTACGCCTCGGGGCCATGTCCCTGATCCTTGGGCCGGTAAATGGCCCTGAGGTCGCTGCCACACAAGCTCGACGCCTTCATCCTCACCAGCACCTGACCGGCCTGCGGCCGAGGAATGGGCAGATCACGAAATTCGAATTGCCGCTCACCCGGCAGCACCACGCCCCGCATTGTCGTCATTGACTCTCCTTATTGGGGTCAGCTGCTTGCACTTCCAGAACTGGTTATTAGAAAATTTGTCGTAAAAGTTACAAAACTTTTATGACCGAGCGGAGCGAGTGAAATACGTGCTAGAGCAGATGGGAGTGGAATTGGTGGGGTTCTTTTCCACAACAATGGAACGGACGAATGCTCTAGTCCACTGCGCTGAGTTCAGAGCCTCAACTCATTTGGCCTACAACGTCAGCGGGCAAGGCGTCAGGGCTTGGCCATCACTGGAATCGGCAATGTCAGCGCCTTGCCGCCCCAGTCTTGGCGCATCCAAGCCCAATCCGGCTCATCCACGGGCGGCGTGCTTCTGGCCCCGCCGAGCGCTTCACCGGCCATAAAATTGAGGTAGTAGACATTGCTGCCGGGAGCCGCCGCCACCGGATGATACCCGCGCGGGCTGAGAATGAGGTCGCCGTCACGGGCAATCAGCGCTTCGTCGTAGGCGTCTTCAGGGCTGTAATTGCGGTGAATCGCCCAGCCGTGTTCTGGTTGAATGCGGTAATGGTAGGTTTCTTCGATGTAGAGACTGCCGTGCTGGCCGTCGTGCCGGTGCGGGGGCCAGCCGCTCCAGTTGCCGCTGGGGGTGTAGACCTCATAGATCAGCAGCCGCTCGGCCAACTGGTCAGGGCCGAGCAGGTGGCTGACTTGCCGAGCAGCGTTGGCTCCGCCGCGCATCTCCACTTTGATGTCTTGTGGCCGGATGACTCGCGCCGGGTATTGCCCGGTTGCCGGTGCGCCGCCGTGAGCGAAGGTGCCGCTGCCCGACACCGTGTAATGGGTGTGCGGCGGCAGGTAAACCACCGTCGGCAATTCTTCAAAGACACCTACTCTGGAGAGGTCGTGTTCTTCTTCTCCGAAACGGACACTCAAACGGCCAGATTGCGGCACGATGGCGACCTCGTTCTCGCCGCTGTTGCCCTCAAAACTCGCGCCGTCGAGCGTCATCACACCGAACGAAAGATACGTCCAGCCCGCGCTCTGGGGCGTGACGCTGAGGCTGCCGCCTGCGCCGGGCTTGAGATGGGTTCCCGCGATGTTCACGGGTTAGCCTGAACGTCTTGCACCCGCACTGGGCGATCTTCCTTGAGACTCTGGGTGCAGGCCAGCGCCAGCCGCAAGGATTCCAGCGCGTCGTGGGTGCCGGGATTAGGCGATTGGCCCGCCTGCAACGACGCGACGAAGGCGGCGATCTCAGCGCGGTAGGCGTCTTTGAAGCGGTCCATGAAAAAGTGGTAGTGATCCATCTTGACGCTCTCGCCGTATGCCAGCAGCGGCGTTTTGGGGGTGGCGTCCAGCACGAACTTGCCACCGGAGCCGAAGATTTCGGTGCGGACATCGTAGCCGTACACCGCGCGGCGCGAGTTCTGAATCACGCCCTGAGCGCCGCCGACAAACTTGAGCAGCACGGTGGTGGTGTCGGCGTCGCCCATCTCGGCGATGGCCGGGTCAACTTTGGCGTCCCCGATGGCGATAACTTCTTCCACCTCGCCCACCAAGAAGCGGGCAATATCGAGGTCGTGAATGGCTTGATCCAGAAAAATCCCACCCGACACTTTTAGATATTCCAGTGGCGGCGGGGCGGGGTCGCGTCCAGTGGCGGCAAACTGCTCGATGGTGCCGAGTTCGCCCGCCTCGATGCGCTGCTTGGCCTGAGCAAAGGCCACGTCAAATCGCCGCTGGAAGCCGATCTGAAACGGCACGCCGCATTCCTGCACAATTTTCATGACCCGCTCAGTTTCCACGAGGTCTGCTGCCACAGGCTTCTCGCAGAAGATGGCTTTTCCTGCTTTAGCAGCGGCCTCAATCAGTGCCGCGTGGGTGCTGGTCGGCGTCACGATAATCACCGCCTGCACCTGCGGGTCGTGGATGGCGTCCAGTGGGTCGGCGTAAACCTGATCGGCCCGCAGCAGCCCAGCCAGAGCCTGCGCGGCGTCTGGCAGCGGATCAGCCACCGCAACCACCCGAGTTCTCGGCAGGCCCAGCAGCGCCTGGCCATGTTCGCGGCCCATGCGCCCCGCGCCCAGCAAGGCAAAACGAATCGGGGCGTCGGTGTAAGGGTTGGGTTGTTTCATGACTTGTTCTCCTTGGATATCGGTCTTTGGATTGACTGACGGTTAATGACGGCCTGAGCTTCGTCCCAAGTTGGCGCGAAGTGCGAGCAGCCGATCTCGCCCACCACCACCGCGCCGCAGGCATTGCCCAGGCGGGCGGCTTCCTGCCAGTTCAGCCCGCGCAGCCGCCCGGCAATCAGCCCGCCCGCGAAGGCGTCACCCGCGCCCAGCACACTGATAATCTCAACCGGAAAACCTAAAACGGGCAGGGGAGAGCGGCCCCGCTCGAAGACGGTGCAGCCCCGCGCTCCCTCTTTGCGGATGACCACGCCCACTTCTGCGAGGAGCGCGGTGGTGTTGGCCTCCAAGTCACCCGCGATTTCCGGCGCAGTGTACTGGCTGTGCTTAACGACGACCTGCGACGAGTTCGTCAGCAGCGCGGCGTTGATCTCCTCTTCGGTGCCCAAAATGACGTCCACATCGCGCAGGACCGCCCGAACATTCAGCCCAAACGCCATCGGATCGGGCCACTGATCGGCGCGGAAGTCGAGGTCGAGGTAAACGGTGACGCCCGCCGACTTAGCTCGCCGAGCGGCGCTGAGGGTGGCCGAGCGGCTGGGCTCCCGCGCCAGCGCCGAGCCGTTGATGACCAGAGCACGGGCCTGCTCGATGGGAGCCGCCGACACATCCGCGATGCTGAGCTGGGTGTCTGCCGGGTTGTCACGGTAAAAGGTGATTGGGAATTTGTCGGGCGGCAAGATCGCCAGCAGCACGGCGGGCGTGCGGGTGCCGGGCTTGCGCGGTATATAGCGGGTGTCCACTTTCTCGCGCTCCAAGCCCGCCAGTACGAAGTCGCCCACCTGATCTTCGCCCACCGCCGTCAGCAGAGCTGCCTTGACGCCGAGACGGCTGGCTCCCACCGCGATATTCAGCGGGCTGCCGCCCAGATAAGCATTGAACTGCTGAATGTCAGGGAAGGCCGCGCCGACATTGTTGGAATACAAATCGATGGAGCAGCGGCCCAGCGTGAACAGTTCTACGGCTTGGACTTGGTCGCTCACTCGGACACCGAAGGGGCTTCCAAGCTCCGCAGATACTCTCGGTTGGCCGTAGCGCTCACCAGCGGCTCGCCCATACCCGGCAACACGTCTTGCTCCACTGTGACCCAGCCCCGATAACTGCTGGCGTGCAGAGCGTTTAGCACTGCCCCAAACGGCACCACGCCCTGACCAAGTTCGCAGAAGACGCCCGCGCCCACCGCGTCCTTGTAGGCCATGCCAATTTGCCGCGCTTTGGCTGCCACCTCGGCGCTCATATCTTTGAAATGCACGTACCAGATGCGCTTCCGGTGGGTGTTAAGCAGATCCAAAACGGTGGCCGGGTCGCTGCCACCACTGCCGTACAGCGCGTGCCCGGTGTCGTAGACCAGCCCAATCAAGTCGGGGTCGGTGCGGGCCAGAAACTCAGCGATTTCGGCGGGCGTTTCTACATAGCCGCCGCAGTGGTGGTGAAACACCGTCCTTAATCCGGTCTGCTCCCGCACCGCTCTGGAGATCCGTTCGGCTCCCTGAGCGAAATGTGTCCAGCCTTCTTCATCCAGCGAAAGGTCTGCGGTGATGCGTCCAGCATTCCCGGAGCGGGCCACGTCGCGGCTGTGTTCATCAGCCAATACCACCAGCGGCTGCCAGTTGGGGTCGCCCAGATCGGCCACCGCCGCCAGCTGACGCGCCACCCGCAGCACCCGCGCTTCTCCCTCGGCGTGGGCAGCGGGGTCGCGCAGATACACACCCTCGTAAGCGCCCAGCATGGTTAGGTGCCGAGAGGTCAGGGCCGCTCGCAAGTCGGCCAAGTCGGTAGGCAGGTAACCGTAGTCGCCAAGTTCGGTGCCGCTGTACCCGGCCTGCACCAGTTCGTCCAGCATCTGCACAGCAGGAACGCCCGCTCCGAAGCCCTCAATGGTGCCCCAGGAGCACGGCGCGTTGCCAAAATGAATTTTCTGTTCGGTCATGCCTTTTCCTCTATCTGTGTGGGTGTAAATATCCGCACCTGTTTTTCCAAATTTTGGCGATAAGCGGCGTGGGTGGCGTTCACGGCGGCCTGCCCCGACACCTCGGCAATCGGCACGTCCCACCAACTCTCAAAGCCCGGCACCCGTTCGCGCAGATTGACCGGCACCACGATCACCTGCACGCCGCCTTCTTGCTCGGCGGTCTCCAACGCTTCCTGTAGGGCGTCCAGCGTTTCGGCTTGCCTCGCTTGCGCCCCCAGTCCACGGGCATGTTGCACGAAGTCCAGCTTGACGATTGATCCATCGGTTCGCCCCGTTTTGGGGTCGCGGTGGCGCAGTTCGTTGTTGAAACTGGGGCTGCCAGATTCCATCTGGAGGCCGCGAATGCTCATGAAAGCGCGGTTGTCCACCAGCACCACCGTCAGGCTCAGGTTCTCGGCCACCGCCGTGACCAGTTCGCTGTTCATCATCAGGTAGCTGCCGTCACCGACCATTACCACCACCCGCCGCGAAGGCTCGGCCAGCTTGACGCCCAGCCCCGCCGGAATCTCATAGCCCATGCAAGAATATCCGTACTCCACGTGGTAACTCTTGGGATCCTCGGCCCGCCACAGCCGCACGAGGTCGCCCGGCAAGCTGCCTGCCGCGCAGATGACAGTGGCGTAGCCGCCCACCACGTCGTTGACGCGCCCGATCACACTGCCCTGCGAGGGGGGAGTGCTGCCGCTGTCCCGGCGTTGCTCATCCACGGCGGCGTCCCACTGACTTTTCAGATCGGTGACTTCGCGGGTGTACTCGGCGTCTACCTGATAGCTGCCCAGCGCCCCCAGCAGCGTTTCCAGACCCGTGCGGGCGTCGGCGACCAGGCTCAGCGCTCCCAGTTTGGCGGCGTCCATTGCCGCGACGTTCAGTCCGATCACCTTGACCTCTGGGTTCTGGAAGGCCGTTTTGCTGGCGGTCACGAAGTCGCCCAGCCGCGTGCCCACCGCCAGAATCAAATCGGCGTCGCGGGCCAGCCGGTTGGCAGCCAGTCCCCCGATGCTGCCGACTGGCCCAGCGTTCTGTGTGTGGTCCCAGCGCACCGCTCCCTTCCCGGCCTGCGACTCGCAGAAGGGAATGCCGGTGGCCTCAACGAGTGCGGCCAGTGCGTCCTGCGCCCCGCTGTAGATCACGCCGCCGCCGCCCACGATCAGCGGGCGCTTGGCTGAGCGGATCAGCGCCGCCGCCTGCTGAATCAAGTCCGACTCGGGCGGCGGTCTGCGAATGCGCCAGATTCGCTCCACAAAAAAGGCGGCGGGCCAATCATAGGCCTCGGCCTGCACATCCTCTGGCAAGCTCAGCACCACCGCGCCCGTCTCGGCGGGGTCAGTCAGCACCCGCAGGGCTTCGGGCAGCGCCGAGAGGAGTTGCTCTGGGCGCGAGATGCGGCTGTAAAATTTGCTGACGGGCCGAAAGCAGTCGTTGACCGACAGGTCGTGTTCAGATGGATGTTCCAACCCCTGTAACACCGGATCGGGAATGCGGTTGGCGAAGTGGTCGCTGGGCAGCAGCAGCACCGGCAAGCGGTTGACTGTAGCCAGCGCAGCACCAGTAATCATATTGGTGCTGCCCGGCCCCACGCTGGCAGTGCAGGCGTAGGTCGCCAGCCGGTTTTTATGCCGGGCGAACGCCGAGGCGATATGCACCATGCCCTGCTCGTTTTGCGGGCGATAGGTGGGTAAGTTCAGAGCGTCGCCGTATTCCTCCAACGCCTGCCCTAATCCTGCCACGTTGCCATGCCCGAAGATGCCCCAGACGCCGGGGATCAGCCGCTGACGTAACCCGTCCTGCTCGCTGTACTGCGCTGCCAGCACCCGGATCAGCGCTTGCGCAACGGTCAGGCGAATCGTTTTTTCTGTGTTCATGCTGACTCCACTTGCTCCATCCATTCCCTCCCGAACTCCTGAACCCGCACCGTTTCGCCGCTGACCAGCGCGTGCTGCGCGGCCAGAGCCAGCCTGAGCGAATGAAGCGCGTCTCGCACTGAGGGTGTCAATGTGCGGCCCGCCTGCACCCCCTCAGCAAAAGCAGTGATCTCGGCGGCGTAGGCCTCGGCAAAGCGCTCGCTGAAGTGGCGGGGGCGGTCATGATGCACGCCCGCCGCATCGTACACGCTCAAATCCGGCTGCTTGTCACGCTCGATGTGCAGCCGCCCGCGCTCGCCCAGTACTTCAGTGCGGATGTCGTAGCCGTAGGCGGTTCGCAGGCCAACTTCCAGCGTGCCAAGTGCACCGTTCTCAAATCTCAGCAGCGCCACTGCCGTGTCGTGTTCGCCGTGCTGGGCCAGTTCAGGCTTGACAATCGCCCCGCCGATGGCCCGCACCTCGGCCACCTCGCCCACCATAAAGCGGGCCAAGTCAAGGTCATGGCCGCCCATGTCTACCAGCAAGCCGCCTGCGCCGACCAAGTATTCGGTGGGCGGCGGTTCAGGGTCGCGGCCCACCGCCCTAAATCCTTCTAGTCGCCCCAGATCGCCCGCGTCTATCCGTGCTTTGGCGCTGACATAAGCCGGATCGTAGCGGCGCTGAAAGCCCACCTGATTCGGCACGCCCGCCGCTTCCACCGCTCTGACGGCGCGAACGGCGTCTTCTAAAGTTTTGGCGAGTGGCTTCTCGCTAAAAATGGCTTTGCCTGCTCTGGCCGCTGCTTCGATGGTGTCGGCGTGGGTTCCAGCGGGCGTGCTGATGAGGACGGCTTGTACATCCGGCTGCGACAAGACTTCTTCCAAACTGGTGCTGGCCCGTGCGCCGAGTTGCGCGGCCACTCTCTCCGCATTCTGGGCATTTACGTCCATCACCCAAGTGACTTGAACGCCGCTGAGCCGGGTGAGGACATTGGCGTGCGCCTGCCCCATCCGGCCCGCCCCGATCAGGGCGCACTGCAAGACGGGCTTCATCGTTTGACTTCTGGATGTGTGAAGGAGGGAAAGCAGAGCGTGGTCTTGATCATCAACAAACTCCAGAGTTGAATTG harbors:
- the iolB gene encoding 5-deoxy-glucuronate isomerase → MNIAGTHLKPGAGGSLSVTPQSAGWTYLSFGVMTLDGASFEGNSGENEVAIVPQSGRLSVRFGEEEHDLSRVGVFEELPTVVYLPPHTHYTVSGSGTFAHGGAPATGQYPARVIRPQDIKVEMRGGANAARQVSHLLGPDQLAERLLIYEVYTPSGNWSGWPPHRHDGQHGSLYIEETYHYRIQPEHGWAIHRNYSPEDAYDEALIARDGDLILSPRGYHPVAAAPGSNVYYLNFMAGEALGGARSTPPVDEPDWAWMRQDWGGKALTLPIPVMAKP
- the iolG gene encoding inositol 2-dehydrogenase, yielding MKQPNPYTDAPIRFALLGAGRMGREHGQALLGLPRTRVVAVADPLPDAAQALAGLLRADQVYADPLDAIHDPQVQAVIIVTPTSTHAALIEAAAKAGKAIFCEKPVAADLVETERVMKIVQECGVPFQIGFQRRFDVAFAQAKQRIEAGELGTIEQFAATGRDPAPPPLEYLKVSGGIFLDQAIHDLDIARFLVGEVEEVIAIGDAKVDPAIAEMGDADTTTVLLKFVGGAQGVIQNSRRAVYGYDVRTEIFGSGGKFVLDATPKTPLLAYGESVKMDHYHFFMDRFKDAYRAEIAAFVASLQAGQSPNPGTHDALESLRLALACTQSLKEDRPVRVQDVQANP
- the iolC gene encoding 5-dehydro-2-deoxygluconokinase, whose translation is MSDQVQAVELFTLGRCSIDLYSNNVGAAFPDIQQFNAYLGGSPLNIAVGASRLGVKAALLTAVGEDQVGDFVLAGLEREKVDTRYIPRKPGTRTPAVLLAILPPDKFPITFYRDNPADTQLSIADVSAAPIEQARALVINGSALAREPSRSATLSAARRAKSAGVTVYLDLDFRADQWPDPMAFGLNVRAVLRDVDVILGTEEEINAALLTNSSQVVVKHSQYTAPEIAGDLEANTTALLAEVGVVIRKEGARGCTVFERGRSPLPVLGFPVEIISVLGAGDAFAGGLIAGRLRGLNWQEAARLGNACGAVVVGEIGCSHFAPTWDEAQAVINRQSIQRPISKENKS
- a CDS encoding TIM barrel protein, whose product is MTEQKIHFGNAPCSWGTIEGFGAGVPAVQMLDELVQAGYSGTELGDYGYLPTDLADLRAALTSRHLTMLGAYEGVYLRDPAAHAEGEARVLRVARQLAAVADLGDPNWQPLVVLADEHSRDVARSGNAGRITADLSLDEEGWTHFAQGAERISRAVREQTGLRTVFHHHCGGYVETPAEIAEFLARTDPDLIGLVYDTGHALYGSGGSDPATVLDLLNTHRKRIWYVHFKDMSAEVAAKARQIGMAYKDAVGAGVFCELGQGVVPFGAVLNALHASSYRGWVTVEQDVLPGMGEPLVSATANREYLRSLEAPSVSE
- the iolD gene encoding 3D-(3,5/4)-trihydroxycyclohexane-1,2-dione acylhydrolase (decyclizing), with amino-acid sequence MNTEKTIRLTVAQALIRVLAAQYSEQDGLRQRLIPGVWGIFGHGNVAGLGQALEEYGDALNLPTYRPQNEQGMVHIASAFARHKNRLATYACTASVGPGSTNMITGAALATVNRLPVLLLPSDHFANRIPDPVLQGLEHPSEHDLSVNDCFRPVSKFYSRISRPEQLLSALPEALRVLTDPAETGAVVLSLPEDVQAEAYDWPAAFFVERIWRIRRPPPESDLIQQAAALIRSAKRPLIVGGGGVIYSGAQDALAALVEATGIPFCESQAGKGAVRWDHTQNAGPVGSIGGLAANRLARDADLILAVGTRLGDFVTASKTAFQNPEVKVIGLNVAAMDAAKLGALSLVADARTGLETLLGALGSYQVDAEYTREVTDLKSQWDAAVDEQRRDSGSTPPSQGSVIGRVNDVVGGYATVICAAGSLPGDLVRLWRAEDPKSYHVEYGYSCMGYEIPAGLGVKLAEPSRRVVVMVGDGSYLMMNSELVTAVAENLSLTVVLVDNRAFMSIRGLQMESGSPSFNNELRHRDPKTGRTDGSIVKLDFVQHARGLGAQARQAETLDALQEALETAEQEGGVQVIVVPVNLRERVPGFESWWDVPIAEVSGQAAVNATHAAYRQNLEKQVRIFTPTQIEEKA